One window of Agrobacterium vitis genomic DNA carries:
- a CDS encoding ABC transporter substrate-binding protein encodes MKRTHAIAASLILSAALSGAVHAQDAPKNLKVGTSLTQMPWGFYDENQKPTGVDVALCGAIAKQLGLTPEFISLDFKGLIPALQADRFDMVCAAMYITPEREQVITMVPYIQASQTVVTKKTATIEGLEGLCGHSVSVLQGSGSLKVLQEASSKCDAAGKPAVTIQAFDTQPVAIRALENDSVEGFIATDSLISYYMAKNDSLKKVATGISPTKLGIGFQPGNKALAKLVADALTAMKADGSYDAILKQWGIESAALK; translated from the coding sequence ATGAAACGAACCCATGCAATCGCCGCCTCATTGATCTTGAGTGCCGCGCTTTCGGGAGCAGTTCACGCCCAAGACGCGCCAAAAAATCTCAAGGTCGGCACATCGCTTACCCAGATGCCCTGGGGCTTCTATGACGAGAACCAGAAGCCGACCGGCGTCGATGTCGCGCTCTGCGGTGCCATCGCCAAGCAGCTGGGATTGACGCCCGAATTCATCAGCCTTGATTTTAAGGGTCTCATTCCGGCCCTGCAGGCCGACCGTTTCGATATGGTCTGCGCTGCCATGTACATTACGCCGGAGCGCGAGCAAGTGATCACCATGGTCCCTTACATCCAGGCGAGCCAGACAGTCGTCACCAAGAAGACGGCGACTATCGAAGGACTCGAAGGGCTTTGCGGCCATTCGGTCAGTGTCCTGCAGGGATCGGGTTCGTTGAAAGTGCTTCAGGAAGCCAGTTCCAAGTGCGACGCAGCCGGCAAACCGGCTGTAACGATCCAGGCTTTCGACACGCAGCCCGTCGCTATTCGCGCGCTGGAAAACGACAGCGTCGAGGGCTTCATCGCGACGGACTCGCTCATTTCCTACTACATGGCCAAGAACGACAGCCTGAAGAAGGTTGCGACCGGCATCAGTCCCACAAAGCTCGGCATCGGTTTCCAGCCGGGCAACAAGGCTTTGGCGAAACTCGTTGCCGATGCCCTGACCGCCATGAAGGCGGACGGTTCCTACGACGCGATCCTGAAGCAATGGGGCATTGAGAGCGCCGCTCTCAAATAG
- a CDS encoding dihydrodipicolinate synthase family protein → MDIKNLSGIVTATPTPIKDGNVDVASVKELARYLVANGATGLAPIGGTGEYISLSERQKIDMVRATVEAVDGAIPTIAGLIAPGLGEVFDSGKLILDAGADGLLVTTPFYVRPTQQGVIDYFKAISDTLDTDLVLYEFPYRTGVSLTAETVQALAETTRIVAMKACNSDAGLQMRVLEAAGDKIDILSGDEDVYPLHLAAGAKGGLFASSCIIPKVWNKITELGQASKTAEALALHAKIRPFLKLIFSEHNPIPLKAALRILGRPCGEAILPLLSTSAETEEQLVKMLPQMQALEASF, encoded by the coding sequence ATGGATATCAAGAATCTTTCCGGCATCGTCACGGCGACGCCAACGCCAATCAAGGACGGAAACGTCGACGTCGCTTCGGTCAAGGAGCTTGCCCGCTATCTGGTCGCGAATGGCGCAACGGGTCTGGCACCGATCGGCGGCACCGGGGAATATATCTCGCTCAGCGAACGGCAGAAGATCGATATGGTCCGCGCGACCGTCGAGGCCGTCGACGGCGCCATTCCGACGATTGCCGGCCTGATCGCTCCGGGCCTCGGCGAAGTCTTCGATTCCGGCAAGCTCATTCTCGATGCCGGAGCCGATGGCCTTCTGGTCACCACGCCTTTTTATGTCCGTCCGACGCAGCAGGGCGTCATCGACTATTTCAAGGCGATATCCGATACGCTTGACACCGATCTCGTCCTCTATGAATTCCCCTACCGCACCGGGGTTTCCCTGACGGCGGAAACGGTTCAGGCGCTTGCCGAAACGACCCGCATCGTGGCGATGAAGGCCTGCAATTCGGATGCCGGCCTGCAGATGCGCGTTCTCGAAGCTGCTGGCGACAAGATAGACATCCTGTCCGGCGACGAGGATGTCTATCCGCTGCATCTGGCCGCTGGCGCCAAGGGCGGCCTGTTTGCGTCGTCCTGCATTATCCCGAAAGTGTGGAACAAGATTACCGAACTGGGACAGGCCAGTAAAACGGCTGAAGCTCTGGCGCTGCACGCAAAGATCCGGCCGTTTCTCAAGCTGATCTTTTCCGAGCATAACCCGATTCCGCTCAAAGCGGCCCTTCGTATTCTCGGAAGGCCTTGCGGCGAGGCTATTCTGCCGCTTTTGAGCACCAGCGCCGAGACCGAGGAGCAGCTGGTCAAGATGCTCCCGCAAATGCAGGCCCTCGAAGCGTCGTTCTGA
- a CDS encoding FAD-binding oxidoreductase — translation MDIDKQIVAEIGQRIGVKNIRTGADAEGFLEDFWGRARGKALCVALPGNTQEVSDVVSICSRNKIAVFPQGGNTSTCLGAVPDASGRSIVISLARMNRILSVDPLDASITAEAGCILADIQEAAATVDKFFPLSLGAEGSCQIGGNVATNAGGTSVLRYGNTRDLVLGMEVVLPDGRIWNGMRTLRKNNTGYDLKHLFIGAEGSLGIITKVALKVFPSLGHLTSALISFEDIADITAFTEPLRSAFDTSIIAMELISGSEVRIVKAMIPDISVPYDPNVGWFLLVDLISDGRGDIADRLQEVLGEAMEGGQITDVLISANEAQRAAIWKLRHSVTESHKKYGMGMSHDVAVPIGDIPRFIQIAKAKIDEAFPQADIAIVGHVGDGNLHYNVIFEQSRWDAIPDQNQMRKNIYKAVYDIAASMNGTFSAEHGIGALHVAEMKTYKSEIELEMMKGIKALIDPHSIMNPGRVLPD, via the coding sequence ATGGACATCGATAAGCAGATCGTCGCCGAAATCGGGCAACGGATTGGCGTAAAGAACATCAGGACTGGAGCCGACGCTGAGGGTTTTCTGGAGGATTTCTGGGGCCGGGCGCGGGGCAAGGCATTGTGTGTCGCTCTGCCCGGCAACACACAGGAAGTCTCCGATGTTGTTTCCATCTGCTCCAGGAACAAGATCGCGGTCTTCCCGCAGGGCGGCAATACCAGCACTTGCCTCGGCGCCGTGCCGGATGCTTCAGGCCGTTCCATCGTGATTTCGCTTGCGCGGATGAACCGCATTCTGTCGGTCGATCCGCTCGATGCTTCCATCACTGCCGAAGCTGGCTGTATTCTCGCCGACATTCAGGAGGCCGCAGCCACGGTCGACAAATTCTTCCCGCTCAGCCTCGGAGCGGAGGGAAGCTGCCAGATCGGCGGCAATGTCGCGACCAATGCTGGCGGCACCAGCGTGCTGCGTTACGGCAATACCCGCGATCTCGTGCTCGGCATGGAAGTCGTGCTGCCCGATGGCCGGATCTGGAACGGCATGCGCACGCTCCGCAAGAACAATACGGGTTACGACCTGAAGCACCTCTTTATTGGGGCGGAAGGTTCGCTCGGCATCATCACCAAGGTTGCCTTGAAGGTTTTTCCGAGCCTCGGCCATCTGACCTCGGCACTGATCTCCTTTGAGGATATCGCTGATATCACCGCCTTTACCGAGCCGCTGCGGTCCGCTTTCGATACCTCGATTATCGCCATGGAGCTGATTTCCGGCAGCGAGGTTCGCATCGTCAAGGCGATGATACCAGATATAAGCGTTCCCTACGATCCGAATGTCGGCTGGTTCCTGCTGGTGGACCTAATCTCTGATGGCCGGGGCGACATCGCCGACCGTCTCCAGGAGGTCCTGGGCGAAGCGATGGAGGGCGGACAGATCACCGATGTGCTGATCTCCGCTAACGAGGCGCAACGCGCCGCCATCTGGAAGCTTCGGCATTCGGTCACAGAGTCCCATAAGAAATATGGCATGGGCATGTCGCATGATGTCGCCGTGCCAATCGGGGATATCCCACGTTTCATCCAGATCGCCAAAGCAAAGATCGACGAGGCCTTCCCGCAGGCCGATATCGCGATCGTCGGCCATGTCGGCGACGGCAATCTGCATTACAACGTCATTTTCGAACAATCCCGCTGGGACGCCATCCCCGACCAGAACCAGATGCGCAAGAACATCTACAAGGCGGTCTACGACATTGCGGCAAGTATGAACGGCACGTTCAGCGCCGAGCACGGGATCGGCGCCTTGCATGTGGCGGAAATGAAAACCTACAAGTCCGAAATCGAGCTTGAAATGATGAAGGGGATCAAGGCGTTGATTGATCCTCACAGCATAATGAACCCCGGTCGGGTACTTCCGGACTGA